Part of the Anopheles coluzzii chromosome 3, AcolN3, whole genome shotgun sequence genome is shown below.
TACAATTAATTTGGGAAGTGGATTCCTGCTCGAGAGTGAATTAAATGGATGTGACGCCATGGATTTGTTGGCAGAATTGTTCGATGTCATAAATCACTGTAGAAATTAATATTTGAATTGTGCAACAGTCAAATCATAAACCAATACTCAGAAAGCATTCCCAACAACGTCGATGCAGTGTATGGAGCTCAGCCAAAGGATTCAATTACCCTAATGACTCATGAACATAATCAATAATCATTCACCTGTACCGCGGATTGGCCTTCGGGTTGGGCCACGTTCATCGTTTGTTGAAACGGCTAAAGTTATTATGGAATGATGTGTTGATTTATTGATATTTCCATTTCGTTTTCCAAGCACATGCTCTCATGCGAAACATGCTTCATTTGCGTATGTTCTGGTTGCATTTTGCGTACGATGATGGAACAGTTTCGATTTGTTTAACGTGACCGATCTTTGAGCTAGAGCAAAAGACTGAATCTTATCATCTAACAATGGATGTTAAGCTTTGTCTAAACCTCACAAATACAAAGAGAACAATTGATGCAAGTTTCCGTGGTGTAGTGGTTATCACATCCGCCTAACACGCGGAAGGCCCCCGGTCCAATCCCGGGCGGAAACATTTTTATCATCCAATCCCATCCGTTGCTCTAAATAAATCCTACTTTTACTGAACAGATCTTCACTAAACTTGTAGTATTCATTGATAATGATGGTAGAGGACAGAGGCATAACATTTTGGATATATTTTTAACCACCATGCACCACATTCACCATGCTTACCTTTGATCTTGTTTCTCTACATTGCTTTGGTTCACCCCACCCTGGAATGGAGATTCGATCGTATTGTTCCATACGCTTCGCTCTGTTTCTTTGGCGTACTTTCTCTTCAGTTGGCCAGTCGATGCTTTCCCCACTGCATGGCCAGTAAAGCCATCGATTTGGATCGAAAGTTGTGCGGTTCGTGTGAAAAACCTTCCAATTACCGTCTGTAGCCGTGATCGTCTAGTGGTTAGGACCCTACGTTGTGGCCGTAGTAACCCAGGTTcgaatcctggtcacggcagtGTCACAGTGGAAGAAAATGAGTAAGATGGATACTTTACTGATTAATATCCTCTTCCCAAGGGCACTGTCACGGAAGACGGTGGTGAGAATTAACTTTTTATCATATACCAAGCCAATTCCTAGTTATCCCCAATCCCTAATACAACAAATGCTATCGCTTTTCTGCTACCACCCAATAAATGATCACTCTGGCTGTTCAAGACAATCAGGATACTCCGATAAAGATATACTTCCATCCATCATCACATTAACGATTAAAGAGGTATCCGAGTCAATATAGCAAAGAGTTCTGCTCCTTATCCCGAAAAGCTTTCAATTTCCCACGTGAAATTCGTGGAACGTGATCCTAGAGTGATATTTCGTTTAGATAACAGGAACTGTTTAAGGGAAGCGATTCTTCATTTCACATCGTGTGagatcatttatttgatttatttcgctAGTGCATCTATGAAAGGTTGAAGTTTCAGAAGGAATAGCAGTACTCAGTAAATGTTAAGTTGTTATttatcaaaaagaaaaattcaGTTTATTAGCATCATATCGAATTCATGGGCATATTGAACGAACAtaaaatgtgtcaaaattcGCGCTAACGATATACGTAAGGAGATTAACTCAGTTGTACTCAGAACCTCACAAATTTTTCTGGGAGCATTAGTTATGGTTTGCAGTGTTTCCAATACTCTGCATTTTCAGATGTTTGGGCGTACAGTATTCGAAGACACCAAGAAAACGCTATCTGACTAATGCAAACTTCATTTGCAGGATACAGTTCTGGTGTTTCATTCAGAAAATGCCGTAGCTGCGACATGAGTTTGCGCACTTTCTTAAAATCATGAGAACTGAACATCCGATTGTAGTAAAAATGTTTTGCCATGTCTTCAGGATTGGTAAAATAACTACCTTCCAGAAGAACTTTTAAAGTAGGATAATTTAACGTACATGCTTCACACGTGCATCGGAAGCTGTACGTGAGGGCCAACATGTATTGTCTCATTGCTAAATCATGCGATTTGTGATCCGTtctgaaacaaatgaaattattAGTCTGATGAATATTGTCAATTTCTTCTATTGATTTCACTTACTCATAGCTATCGAACAGTTGACTTCCTTCGAGAACTGGACGGATGATAAAAACGGCACAACGCCCATCGCGCAAAGTGATGCGTTGCACGTTGGGAGCACAGGAATGGTTCAGCATGCTAATCAATGGGTAGCAACCCACTGCAAATGATTCAGCCACGTATTCCTTCACCTTGTACGCATTAAAGGACAACAATTTTCTGTTACAATTCACGATTTGCATATATCGCAGGATCAAATCTTGTAAAAACTTGTTTGTCGCTGGGTTTGCTTCACACACCGGTCCCAGCTCTGTTCTTTCCAGAACAAGGGTATGTAGGATGGTAGCATTGAAGATGAACATTGCAACAAACATGCTGTGTCGCCGTTCTTGATTAGTGGTTAACACGTGCACCGTGTTGAAAATGTCCTGTTGCGTTGCTTTATTCCAATCCATCGTAAACCCGTTAACATTGGATTCATCCAGTGCGTCGAGATGATCCTTCAATGCCTCTGGATTATTATCGAAGGTGGCGATCGCAATGGCTATCATGCGAATAGCAATCAAGGGCACTGTTTCGAAAACTTCCCACAAGTCTCGTAAAAGCCCGCACTCATATCGATGATAGTTGTTGTACGCTTTACTCAGACATTCCTCCGAACAGTACATGGCCATTGTACATCCTTCGCATGGAATCAATGTGAATGGTCGTTCCTCATGGCAGAAATCACATCGAACATATCGGAACGAATCCTTCAGCACGGTAACGAACGGCCTTTCAATCATCACGACATCGCCTACCTTCAGCTTACGAGTGGTCACCACATGTCGTCCATATTCTTCGTTTTTGCGCAGTTCCAGACAGTTGGCAATTTGCGGCGCATTCTCTTTGGACGGATAGCTTAGCTCGGGCTCTTCCACCACATCCGGAGAA
Proteins encoded:
- the LOC120956262 gene encoding SET and MYND domain-containing protein 4-like → MRLSYGPKEKKMFHPNVKRYIEAIKLYNESIAFSEKGSTERALAYANRSNICLKMQRFEECLENIRLARESNYSGEKLNQREKDAKNALAKARNKNASSSKVSPDVVEEPELSYPSKENAPQIANCLELRKNEEYGRHVVTTRKLKVGDVVMIERPFVTVLKDSFRYVRCDFCHEERPFTLIPCEGCTMAMYCSEECLSKAYNNYHRYECGLLRDLWEVFETVPLIAIRMIAIAIATFDNNPEALKDHLDALDESNVNGFTMDWNKATQQDIFNTVHVLTTNQERRHSMFVAMFIFNATILHTLVLERTELGPVCEANPATNKFLQDLILRYMQIVNCNRKLLSFNAYKVKEYVAESFAVGCYPLISMLNHSCAPNVQRITLRDGRCAVFIIRPVLEGSQLFDSYE